A region of Ferruginibacter albus DNA encodes the following proteins:
- a CDS encoding beta strand repeat-containing protein, with protein sequence MKKLVPQCLLFKNAIQQNAGNRFCIYVAKGIGLLMMAFLFSIGNVRAQLNTFPTAINFTAAQPSYITTPSGTSYSTTLTNCSSVTTGGVSYTSSGKSWTLIATKCGVISWTIKQPSTARTVTVSNNKNSTTKATTGTANACTNDQVDFAYDGSGGPITITFAGASGGSSEAVIAVTINAPTPGATLATNGSAIAAGQIGAGLTKVIDSFKITTTGSTTLSQVILPTTGDYTSSDISSLQLWANTTGSNFGGATSIKSITPAATGTGANETFGSLSQAINSTTVYFYITATAAATPTSGRTITAGIIPNANLSWSAGSPTATGSTSATGTQTIIVLPSITTTNASSINTTSASSGGNISSAGGGTVTRRGLIYSTGTITDTSNTTGGGKIIDGAGGTGSYTSSLSSLTANTLYHSSAFAVNGAGVALAADASFTTLPNAPGIGTTDNVTNGGFTVHWTAPSGGSASFTYSVDYSTDNTFQSGVSSITNISSSNLSQAISGLTPGSTYYARVFAVNTTGTSGASGTSAGVLIPSSSPPAVSTQAASSVQTTSATGNGTIVSTGSSSITASGIAWSTSTGTETISSGTNFTTDGPTGSTTGAFTSSISGLTANTLYYAETYGSNGDGTTFGNEVTFSTLPNAPGIGVGDGQTFNSFVAHWSAPSGGSVSFTYTVDYSTDNTFQTGVTSITNISSSNTSQSISGLNPATTYYFRVFAVNATGTSAASSTSAGVLTLATTPTVTTTALSSITITGASSGGTVTATGGAAVSAEGVVWDASANPTTALSTKTSDGTSSPFTSAISSLTANTAYHVRAYATNTAGTAYGSDLTFTTLPNAPTAGVGDGITTTGFTAHWSAPSGGSASFTYTVQYSTDNTFQTGVSSITSISSSNTSQAITGLAGATTYYFRVFAVNTTGSSDASNVSAGVTTNFGPIAVFTDNFNRANTTYSPGGTPTMTYTGSFSSGASATAAGTGSVRDLQITNGSGGASGRSLVSGTLSTYGSPFNTALSANPGLITWTFNMRTSSSSGGSFSSSSSAIGTVLCGTTSTPLTISPATASGNGYALISISNKTWQLVHYTGGLANVTTIGSSFGSSGGTDWMDFKVTYDPGSGLWNVYDTDNGSAFGDPTAATTQQVSSALDSTYASSAMTTFGFALNYSSTSGRTGDFDNYTVTVTPAPVVTNSVLTASGTNGVAFSTYTITATNFPTSYNATGLPTGLSINTSNGQITGTPSVGGTFNVTISATNAGGTRSKTLVITLAKANSTISVTGTTSFTYNGSQQGPSTSSVTGSAGAVTYSYSGTGSTTYGPSATKPTNVGTYSVTATVAADANFNSASSSATPFTIALETWTGNTSSDWNTGSNWADGTTPSSGSDVVIASGSSHYPVLTVDVTVGALNLQSGTTFGIGSKTLTINGTISGSGTLSGSSISNLTLANSGTNPTLSFTSGAAVLQNLVLNTSATATLGTALDIASTGSVEVKNTGTTTGVLTTAGLLTLKSDDNGTAFVKANSSGNTYVSGAVTVERFIPSSGTRAWRMLSIPTQTTQTIKESWQEGQAPIANYGTIITAGPANSVDWAAQGFDAVQTYSSMVSYNQANNTWDQLTSTLGQISDQQAYFLYVRGDRTIGPSSSTSTVSSTTLRTTGDLFEGDQTTIVPAGKYSLLGNKYASSIDFSGIVKDASIDNSFIIWDPKLLLGGSLGHYQTFSSTTSPSWMAVPGGGSYGDGITPFTNTYIESGQAFFVHSAGSTGNVTLKESSKVGAQVNAVFRPTGQDATGQLVTSLYAKTVAPANLSDVNVVTFNSSYSNSVDVNDVIKFPNDGENLSVTSNGKQLWIEGRQPIEQTDTIFFALSNLKQQTYQLEFNPTGFNMAGLTASLQDIYLGTSTAISVSAKSTVSFIVTNNPASAASNRLRIVFDNVSSPVPVTFVNVSAAKKDAAVQVMWNVAAQTGVKQYVVETSVNGVDFTQAAVVTAKTNSNGTISYNWTDVAPQSGNNFYRIKSVELSGEVKYSDIVKVDVSGITPDIQAYYATGGQIGLKMINQPAGKYGFKLMTITGQELFKTTLSHAGGTVTQSINVPSLAKGVYQLEVAAPGKIYSQKISIR encoded by the coding sequence ATGAAAAAATTAGTACCACAATGCTTGTTATTTAAAAATGCTATTCAACAAAATGCCGGCAACCGGTTTTGTATTTATGTTGCTAAAGGGATTGGATTGTTGATGATGGCTTTTTTATTTAGTATAGGAAATGTACGTGCGCAATTAAATACCTTTCCTACTGCTATAAATTTCACAGCAGCGCAACCAAGTTATATCACAACTCCTTCCGGAACCAGCTACAGTACAACACTTACAAACTGTAGTTCAGTTACAACAGGAGGTGTTTCCTATACCTCATCCGGAAAATCGTGGACACTTATAGCTACTAAGTGTGGCGTTATTTCCTGGACGATTAAGCAGCCGTCAACTGCCAGAACAGTTACAGTTAGTAATAATAAGAACAGTACAACAAAGGCCACAACAGGAACTGCAAATGCCTGTACAAATGATCAGGTTGATTTCGCTTATGATGGTAGCGGCGGTCCCATCACGATCACTTTTGCAGGTGCAAGCGGTGGTTCCAGCGAAGCAGTAATTGCTGTTACAATTAATGCGCCTACCCCCGGTGCAACATTGGCTACCAATGGTTCTGCCATTGCAGCAGGACAAATAGGAGCAGGACTTACGAAGGTGATCGATAGCTTTAAAATTACTACTACCGGCAGCACTACTTTATCACAGGTTATATTACCTACTACCGGCGATTATACTTCAAGTGATATAAGCAGCTTACAGCTTTGGGCAAATACTACCGGCAGTAACTTTGGCGGTGCAACTTCAATTAAGTCTATTACTCCTGCAGCAACCGGAACCGGTGCAAATGAAACTTTTGGAAGCTTATCACAAGCTATTAATAGTACAACTGTTTATTTTTATATTACTGCAACAGCTGCAGCCACTCCAACTTCAGGAAGAACGATTACAGCCGGCATTATTCCCAATGCTAATCTAAGTTGGTCTGCTGGCTCACCTACGGCCACAGGTTCAACATCTGCTACCGGTACACAAACAATAATTGTACTTCCTTCCATAACTACGACAAATGCAAGCAGTATAAACACAACAAGTGCAAGCAGCGGCGGTAATATAAGTTCTGCAGGAGGTGGGACCGTTACCCGAAGAGGATTAATATATAGTACAGGCACAATTACAGATACCAGCAATACTACAGGAGGAGGTAAAATAATTGATGGTGCCGGTGGAACAGGATCTTATACATCATCTCTTTCTTCCTTAACAGCTAATACCCTTTATCATTCATCTGCATTTGCAGTAAATGGCGCAGGTGTGGCATTAGCTGCCGATGCATCATTTACCACTTTACCGAATGCACCTGGAATTGGTACGACGGATAATGTAACCAATGGTGGATTTACAGTACATTGGACAGCTCCATCGGGTGGGTCAGCAAGTTTTACTTATTCTGTTGATTATAGTACAGATAATACCTTCCAATCAGGAGTTTCATCTATCACAAATATTTCATCGTCTAATTTATCTCAAGCTATTTCTGGATTAACCCCTGGCAGCACATATTATGCAAGAGTGTTCGCAGTGAATACAACCGGCACTTCTGGAGCTTCAGGAACAAGTGCAGGAGTACTCATTCCCTCTTCTTCGCCTCCGGCGGTAAGCACTCAGGCTGCGTCATCGGTACAAACAACATCCGCAACAGGTAATGGAACTATTGTTTCTACCGGCTCTTCCAGCATAACCGCCTCCGGTATTGCATGGAGCACTTCTACAGGCACTGAAACAATAAGTTCAGGCACCAATTTTACAACCGATGGACCGACAGGTAGTACTACAGGAGCATTTACAAGCAGCATCAGCGGACTAACCGCCAATACTCTTTATTATGCAGAAACCTATGGCAGCAATGGAGATGGAACAACTTTTGGAAATGAAGTAACCTTTTCAACTTTACCTAATGCCCCTGGCATAGGTGTTGGCGATGGACAAACTTTTAACAGCTTTGTGGCACATTGGAGTGCTCCATCCGGCGGTTCTGTAAGCTTTACTTATACCGTAGATTACAGCACAGATAATACCTTCCAAACAGGAGTTACATCCATTACAAACATTTCATCTTCTAATACATCACAAAGCATATCAGGGCTTAATCCTGCAACAACTTATTATTTCAGAGTGTTTGCTGTAAATGCAACAGGAACTTCTGCTGCATCGTCTACAAGCGCAGGAGTTCTTACATTAGCAACAACACCCACTGTAACTACAACTGCTCTCTCTTCAATTACAATAACAGGAGCATCAAGTGGTGGAACTGTTACTGCAACAGGAGGTGCTGCTGTTAGTGCTGAGGGCGTAGTATGGGATGCAAGTGCAAATCCTACTACAGCATTGAGCACTAAAACAAGTGATGGAACATCTTCTCCATTTACAAGCGCTATAAGCTCTTTAACGGCAAATACAGCATATCATGTAAGAGCATATGCTACAAATACGGCAGGAACCGCTTATGGTAGTGATCTGACGTTTACAACATTACCGAATGCGCCAACAGCAGGTGTAGGGGATGGTATAACCACTACCGGCTTTACAGCACATTGGAGTGCTCCATCAGGTGGTTCCGCAAGTTTTACTTATACCGTTCAATACAGCACAGATAATACTTTCCAAACAGGAGTTTCATCAATAACAAGTATTTCATCTTCTAATACATCACAGGCAATTACTGGGTTAGCAGGAGCTACCACCTATTATTTCAGAGTGTTTGCAGTAAATACAACCGGTAGTTCTGATGCATCAAACGTAAGTGCGGGAGTAACTACTAATTTTGGCCCAATAGCCGTATTTACAGATAATTTTAACAGGGCGAATACTACTTACAGCCCTGGAGGAACTCCAACAATGACATATACCGGCAGCTTTTCATCGGGAGCCTCTGCTACTGCGGCAGGAACCGGTTCTGTGAGAGATCTTCAAATTACTAACGGTAGTGGAGGAGCTTCGGGAAGAAGCCTGGTTTCGGGTACTTTATCAACATATGGATCACCATTTAATACAGCCTTGTCTGCTAACCCGGGATTAATAACCTGGACATTTAATATGAGAACAAGCAGTTCTTCAGGAGGAAGCTTTAGCTCCTCGAGCTCTGCTATTGGAACTGTTTTGTGTGGAACAACATCAACACCTCTCACTATTAGTCCTGCCACGGCTAGCGGTAACGGATATGCCTTAATAAGTATAAGCAACAAAACATGGCAATTGGTTCACTATACAGGTGGACTTGCCAATGTTACAACGATTGGTAGTTCATTTGGCTCAAGCGGTGGTACCGACTGGATGGATTTTAAAGTTACTTATGATCCCGGATCTGGTTTATGGAATGTATACGATACAGATAATGGAAGTGCATTTGGTGACCCTACTGCAGCAACTACTCAACAGGTTTCTTCTGCACTTGACAGCACCTATGCAAGTTCTGCAATGACAACATTCGGATTTGCATTAAATTATAGCAGCACCAGCGGTCGTACAGGTGATTTTGATAATTACACCGTTACTGTAACTCCTGCTCCTGTAGTAACAAACAGTGTTTTAACTGCAAGCGGTACAAATGGGGTAGCATTTTCTACCTATACTATTACAGCTACCAATTTTCCTACTAGCTACAATGCAACAGGATTACCAACCGGTTTAAGTATTAATACTTCTAACGGACAAATTACTGGTACTCCAAGTGTGGGAGGTACTTTTAATGTAACCATCAGTGCTACGAACGCAGGGGGTACCAGATCAAAAACACTGGTTATTACTTTAGCTAAAGCAAATTCAACAATCTCTGTTACAGGTACAACAAGCTTTACCTACAATGGATCTCAGCAAGGACCATCTACATCATCCGTAACAGGATCAGCAGGTGCCGTTACTTATAGCTATTCAGGAACGGGCAGTACTACCTACGGGCCTAGCGCTACCAAACCTACAAATGTGGGAACTTATAGCGTTACAGCTACTGTAGCTGCGGATGCAAACTTTAATTCAGCCTCATCTTCAGCTACTCCATTTACTATTGCATTGGAAACATGGACTGGTAATACCAGCTCAGATTGGAATACGGGCAGTAACTGGGCTGATGGTACAACTCCATCAAGCGGAAGTGATGTTGTTATTGCATCAGGCTCTTCACACTATCCCGTACTTACGGTTGACGTAACTGTAGGAGCATTAAATTTACAATCAGGAACTACATTCGGAATAGGTTCTAAAACATTAACAATAAATGGAACAATTTCTGGTTCCGGCACTTTAAGCGGCTCATCTATCTCTAATTTAACATTAGCGAATAGCGGCACTAATCCAACCCTAAGCTTTACAAGCGGTGCTGCTGTATTACAAAATCTGGTGCTGAATACAAGTGCTACGGCTACTTTGGGTACAGCATTGGATATTGCTTCTACCGGAAGTGTAGAAGTTAAAAATACCGGAACTACAACCGGTGTATTAACTACCGCCGGCTTGTTAACGTTAAAATCCGATGATAACGGAACTGCTTTTGTAAAAGCAAACAGTTCAGGAAATACTTATGTATCCGGTGCTGTAACAGTTGAAAGGTTTATACCAAGTAGTGGAACAAGAGCGTGGAGAATGTTATCAATACCTACGCAAACAACACAAACCATAAAAGAATCATGGCAGGAAGGGCAAGCCCCTATTGCCAACTATGGAACTATTATAACTGCCGGCCCTGCTAATAGTGTAGATTGGGCTGCCCAGGGCTTTGATGCAGTACAAACGTATAGCTCAATGGTTAGCTATAATCAAGCTAATAATACCTGGGATCAGTTAACTTCTACTTTAGGTCAAATTTCGGATCAGCAAGCTTATTTCTTATATGTTCGTGGTGACAGAACGATTGGTCCTTCATCAAGTACATCTACTGTAAGTTCAACTACGTTGCGTACTACCGGAGACCTGTTTGAAGGCGATCAAACAACAATAGTTCCGGCGGGCAAATATTCTTTATTGGGGAATAAATATGCATCCAGTATCGATTTTTCAGGTATTGTGAAAGATGCATCTATTGATAATTCATTTATTATCTGGGATCCTAAATTGTTGTTAGGTGGTTCATTAGGTCACTATCAAACCTTTAGTTCTACTACATCTCCTTCATGGATGGCTGTACCGGGTGGCGGTAGTTATGGAGATGGGATTACTCCATTTACCAATACTTATATTGAATCGGGTCAGGCATTCTTTGTTCATTCTGCAGGTTCAACAGGAAATGTTACTTTAAAAGAAAGCAGTAAAGTAGGAGCTCAGGTAAATGCTGTGTTCAGACCAACCGGTCAAGATGCAACGGGACAATTAGTAACAAGCCTATATGCAAAAACAGTAGCTCCAGCTAATCTGTCTGATGTGAATGTGGTTACATTCAACAGCTCATACTCAAATAGTGTAGATGTTAATGATGTTATTAAATTTCCTAATGATGGTGAAAATTTAAGTGTAACAAGCAATGGAAAACAATTGTGGATAGAAGGACGTCAGCCAATTGAGCAAACAGATACGATCTTCTTTGCACTAAGCAATTTAAAACAGCAAACGTATCAGTTAGAATTTAATCCAACCGGATTTAATATGGCAGGGCTAACAGCTTCTTTGCAGGATATCTATTTGGGAACAAGTACAGCAATAAGTGTATCAGCTAAAAGCACAGTGTCATTTATTGTAACCAATAATCCTGCTTCAGCTGCAAGCAATCGCTTAAGAATTGTATTTGATAATGTATCTTCTCCGGTTCCTGTTACATTCGTAAATGTAAGCGCTGCTAAAAAAGACGCTGCAGTACAGGTTATGTGGAATGTTGCTGCACAAACAGGAGTAAAACAATATGTAGTTGAAACTTCTGTAAACGGGGTTGACTTTACACAAGCTGCCGTTGTAACTGCAAAAACAAACAGTAACGGAACAATTAGCTATAACTGGACAGATGTTGCACCTCAATCAGGTAATAATTTCTATCGTATAAAAAGCGTAGAGCTTTCGGGAGAAGTTAAATACTCTGATATTGTTAAAGTAGATGTAAGTGGCATTACTCCGGATATCCAGGCTTATTATGCCACCGGAGGTCAAATTGGATTGAAAATGATCAACCAGCCTGCTGGTAAATATGGCTTTAAACTGATGACTATAACAGGACAGGAATTGTTTAAAACAACTTTAAGTCATGCGGGAGGCACTGTTACACAAAGCATCAATGTACCAAGCTTAGCAAAAGGTGTTTATCAATTGGAAGTTGCTGCACCTGGAAAGATATATTCACAAAAAATATCAATCAGATAA
- the thrC gene encoding threonine synthase has product MLYRSTNHQSPLVNFREATLKGQPDDKGLYFPDKIPVLAEDFIENIIDLSEEEIAYEIIAPYVKGAIPAPDLARILVDVVNFKIPVTQVSKTISALELYHGPSLTFKDMGATFMRLCLEYFLQQQDKRTIVLEVTSGDGGAAIAKAFYDMDGVEVVILYPAGKINMVQEKQITSLGNNIHAIEVEGTIEDCKAIAKQIFEDAALQEKFNFTSASSSNVARWIPLQFYYFFAYKQWIDKVEPPAIAVPCGNLGNLSAGLLAYKSGLPISHFIAACNVNDVFPEFLRTGNYQPKKIIPTISNALDIGEPINLPRVIEIFNADINEIKKVITGYSITDAETKKAIRLVYERNGYLLDPHGAVAYVAMQKYLHENPDQKGVVLKTAHPVKFFEVVEPVIDEPGPMPSSVELELEKKKIYRKMNVDANVLKEFIFSL; this is encoded by the coding sequence ATGTTATATCGCAGTACTAACCATCAATCTCCATTAGTAAATTTTAGAGAAGCTACGCTTAAAGGGCAACCCGATGATAAGGGTTTATATTTTCCGGATAAGATACCTGTATTAGCAGAAGATTTTATTGAAAACATTATTGATCTTTCAGAAGAAGAGATAGCGTATGAAATAATTGCTCCATATGTAAAGGGTGCCATACCGGCACCGGACCTTGCACGGATATTAGTAGATGTAGTAAATTTTAAGATACCTGTTACCCAGGTAAGCAAAACCATTTCTGCGCTGGAATTATATCATGGTCCGTCTTTAACGTTTAAAGATATGGGCGCCACGTTCATGCGGCTTTGCCTGGAATACTTTTTACAGCAGCAGGATAAAAGAACGATTGTGTTGGAAGTAACCAGTGGAGATGGTGGCGCTGCTATTGCCAAAGCGTTTTACGATATGGATGGTGTGGAAGTGGTGATCTTATATCCTGCCGGTAAAATAAATATGGTGCAGGAAAAACAGATCACTTCGCTCGGCAATAATATTCATGCAATAGAAGTAGAAGGAACCATTGAAGATTGTAAGGCAATTGCCAAACAAATATTTGAGGATGCTGCTTTACAAGAGAAATTTAATTTCACTTCTGCATCTTCGTCTAATGTTGCCCGCTGGATACCGTTGCAGTTTTATTATTTCTTTGCCTATAAACAATGGATAGATAAAGTAGAACCGCCGGCAATTGCTGTTCCATGCGGTAACCTGGGCAACTTGAGTGCTGGTTTATTGGCGTACAAGTCCGGCTTGCCTATTTCTCATTTTATAGCAGCTTGTAATGTGAATGATGTTTTCCCCGAATTTTTGCGAACCGGCAATTATCAGCCTAAAAAAATAATTCCAACTATTTCAAATGCGTTGGATATTGGTGAGCCTATTAATCTGCCAAGGGTAATAGAGATCTTTAATGCGGATATCAATGAAATAAAAAAGGTAATAACCGGGTATAGTATAACAGATGCTGAAACAAAAAAGGCAATACGACTGGTGTATGAAAGAAACGGTTACCTGTTAGATCCTCACGGAGCAGTGGCATATGTAGCCATGCAAAAATACCTGCACGAAAATCCTGATCAAAAAGGAGTTGTTTTAAAGACAGCACATCCTGTTAAATTTTTCGAAGTAGTAGAACCTGTGATAGACGAACCCGGTCCAATGCCTTCCAGCGTTGAATTGGAATTAGAGAAAAAGAAAATATACAGGAAAATGAATGTTGATGCGAATGTGCTAAAGGAGTTTATTTTTAGTTTGTAA
- a CDS encoding exosortase/archaeosortase family protein, producing the protein MKNKNHTVLFFFIKLIALTIIWLVGYHYVLKPTRIPDKILTDIITSIVTFCMNLHNNTAHYTWTDYASLSSAYIMKGGKAVFIIADQCNALDLLVIYLGFIIVLPFQLKRKLIFSFAGIIAIMLANVVRCLCLYWISLKHPSWFYISHHYVFSILMYLYIFLGWLLFIRKGKTYAIG; encoded by the coding sequence ATGAAGAATAAAAATCATACTGTACTGTTTTTTTTTATTAAGCTGATAGCTTTAACCATTATTTGGCTGGTAGGTTATCATTATGTACTTAAGCCTACTAGGATTCCCGACAAAATACTTACAGATATTATTACATCTATCGTTACATTTTGCATGAATCTCCACAATAATACTGCTCACTATACATGGACAGATTATGCTTCGCTCTCTTCGGCATACATTATGAAAGGTGGAAAAGCAGTTTTTATAATTGCAGATCAATGCAATGCACTCGATCTATTGGTTATATATCTTGGATTTATTATTGTTTTGCCTTTTCAATTAAAACGTAAATTGATCTTTAGCTTTGCAGGGATCATCGCAATTATGCTGGCGAATGTTGTCAGGTGTTTGTGCTTGTATTGGATATCTCTTAAACATCCCTCCTGGTTTTATATAAGCCATCATTATGTTTTTTCTATTTTAATGTACTTGTATATTTTTTTAGGCTGGCTCTTATTTATACGTAAAGGAAAAACTTATGCAATCGGCTAG